Proteins encoded within one genomic window of Brienomyrus brachyistius isolate T26 chromosome 22, BBRACH_0.4, whole genome shotgun sequence:
- the dnmt1 gene encoding DNA (cytosine-5)-methyltransferase 1 isoform X2: MKNEELSLDGYLSKVKALLGQELSLENGSHSDKDKANGRANGLVENGSHVDDNSEETPMDAEEGGVSLKSPSATKARGSRRSKTDGEPKKSPASSRVTRNSSKQSTIISMFSKLSNKRKSEEVNGDGGNGEVSEKSGEADIEEEAQDEKRPKVGSDEKMTADDAPAVKAKPVAAMKTPPPKCPDCRQYLDDSDLKFFQGDPDDALDEPEMLTDERLSLFDSNEDGFESYEDLPQHKITNFSVYDKRGHLCPFDSGLIEKNVELYFSCAVKPIYDDNPCMDGGVPAKKLGPINAWWITGFDGGERALIGFTTAFADYILMEPSEEYGPIFALMQEKIYMSKIVVEFLQKNPEVTYEDLLNKIETTVPPAGLNFNRFTEDTLLRHAQFVVEQVESYDEAGDSDEQPIIVTPCMRDLIKLAGVTLGKRRAARRQAIRHPTKIEKDNKGPTKATTTKLVYQIFDTFFSDQIDQNDKEGGVKRQRCGVCEVCQAPDCGKCTACKDMIKFGGSGRSKQACQKRRCPNLAVKEAEDDENLEEEDVLPPLKATAKMSQYKKKKQSQSKLSWVDEPIWKEGKKEYYMKVCVDNEVLEVGDYVSVSPDDPSKPLYLARITALWEDNNGKMFHAHWFYRGTETVLGESSDPLELFLVDECEDMQLNYVKDKVNVFYKAPSNNWFMEGGMDDDMKVIEDDGKSFFYQLWYDGEFARFETPPKVTSSEDCKFRFCASCVRNKEREEQEIPCALEPLNDEHESKVLYGLACLKGVQCRVGDSVYMLPEAFSFGVKAASPLKRSHRKDDVDEELYPEYYRKSSDYIKGSNLDAPEPFRIGRIKEIFCLKRSNGKANQAEVKLRLYKFYRAENTHKGVKAGYHADINQLYWSDEEVTVDLAEVQGRCRVEYGEDLIETVQEYSNGGPDRFYFLEAYNAKTKSFEDPPNHARSATHKGKGKGKGKGKGKGKSSPQEQQEQELHEPKVPKLRTLDVFSGCGGLSEGFHQAGISETLWAIEMWEPAAQAFRLNNPGSTVFTEDCNVLLKLVMSGEKTNSLGQKLPQKGDVEMLCGGPPCQGFSGMNRFNSRTYSKFKNSLVVSYLSYCDYYRPKFFLLENVRNFVSFKRSMVLKLTLRCLVRMGYQCTFGVLQAGQYGVAQTRRRAIILAAAPGEKLPRYPEPLHVFAPRACSLNVVVDEKRYVTNVTRGNGGVYRTITVRDTMSDLPEIRNGASALEISYNGEPQSWFQRQIRGSQYQPILRDHICKDMSALVAARMRHVPLAPGSDWRDLPNIEVRLPDGTTTKKLRYTHSDKKNGRSSTGALRGVCTCAEGKPCDPADRQFNTLIPWCLPHTGNRHNHWAGLYGRLEWDGFFSTTVTNPEPMGKQGRVLHPEQHRVVSVRECARSQGFPDTYRFFGNILDKHRQVGNAVPPPLSKAIGLELKKCVLEKMKENSGGLADPVKQEKLELSD, encoded by the exons TGGAGAATGGTTCGCATGTGGATGACAACTCGGAGGAGACTCCCATGGATGCAGAGGAGGGGGGCGTGTCTCTTAAGTCCCCCAGTGCCACGAAAGCCCGTGGCAGTCGCCGGAGCAAGACTGACGGGGAGCCCAAGA aatctcctgCCAGTTCCAGAGTGACAAGAAATTCCAGCAAACAATCCACCATTATATCCATGTTTTCGAAACT ctcCAACAAGCGGAAGTCTGAAGAAGTGAATGGAGACGGAGGAAATGGAGAAGTATCTGAGAAGAGCGGAGAGGCTGACATAGAGGAGGAG GCACAGGATGAGAAGAGGCCGAAGGTTGGATCAGATGAAAA GATGACTGCAGATGATGCCCCAGCTGTGAAGGCAAAGCCTGTAGCTGCAATGAAG ACTCCGCCCCCTAAATGTCCTGACTGCAGGCAATACCTAGATGACTCCGACCTCAAGTTTTTTCAAGGCGACCCTGATGATGCG CTGGATGAGCCAGAGATGCTGACAGATGAACGGTTGTCGCTGTTTGATTCCAATGAGGATGGCTTTGAGAGCTACGAAGATCTACCCCAGCACAAGATCACCAATTTCAG TGTTTATGACAAGCGTGGGCATCTGTGTCCCTTTGACTCCGGACTGATCGAGAAAAATGTGGAGCTGTACTTCAGCTGTGCTGTGAAGCCCATCTACGATGACAATCCATGCATGGATG GTGGGGTTCCTGCCAAGAAGCTGGGCCCTATCAATGCCTGGTGGATCACAGGCTTTGATGGAGGCGAGAGAGCGCTCATTGGCTTCACTACAG cttttgcgGACTATATTCTAATGGAGCCCAGTGAGGAGTACGGGCCCATCTTTGCCCTCATGCAGGAGAAGATCTACATGAGCAAGATTGTGGTAGAATTCCTGCAGAAGAACCCAGAAGTCACCTATGAGGATCTGCTCAACAAGATTGAG AccacagtgccccctgctgggctaAACTTCAACCGCTTCACAGAGGACACACTCCTGCGGCACGCCCAGTTCGTTGTGGAGCAGGTGGAGAGCTATGACGAAGCTGGTGACTCTGATGAGCAGCCCATCATCGTCACTCCTTGCATGAGGGACCTGATCAAGCTGGCTGGGGTGACACTGGGCAAAAG gagggCAGCCAGAAGGCAAGCAATCCGTCATCCCACCAAGATCGAGAAGGACAACAAGGGTCCCACAAAGGCCACCACCACCAAGCTGGTCTACCAGATCTTTGACACATTCTTCTCCGACCAGATTGATCAGAATGACAAGGAGGGTGGGGTCAAGAGGCAGCGCTGTGGGGTTTGTGAG GTGTGCCAGGCCCCTGACTGTGGGAAGTGCACAGCCTGTAAGGACATGATCAAGTTTGGCGGGAGTGGTCGCAGTAAGCAAGCCTGCCAGAAGAGGAG GTGTCCGAACTTGGCTGTGAAGGAAGCCGAGGATGATGAGAACTTGGAGGAGGAGGATGTCCTCCCCCCATTGAAGGCTACAGCCAAGATGTCCCAgtacaagaagaagaagcagaGTCAAAGCAAGCTGTCTTGGGTGGATGAGCCCATTTGG AAGGAGGGCAAGAAGGAGTACTACATGAAGGTGTGTGTGGATAATGAGGTTCTAGAAGTGGGCGACTATGTGTCCGTCAGTCCAGATGACCCGTCCAAACCTCTGTACCTGGCCAG GATCACAGCACTGTGGGAGGACAACAATGGCAAGATGTTCCATGCTCACTGGTTCTACCGTGGCACAGAGACCGTCCTGGGGGAATCGTCTGATCCACTGGAGCTCTTTCTGGTGGACGAGTGTGAGGACATGCAGCTCAACTATGTTAAGGACAAAGTCAACGTCTTCTATAAGGCCCCTTCCAACAACTGGTTCATGGAG GGTGGAATGGATGATGACATGAAGGTCATTGAGGATGATGGGAAGAGTTTCTTCTACCAGTTGTGGTATGATGGCGAGTTTGCCCGTTTTGAGACTCCACCCAAGGTCACATCTTCTGAAGACTGCAAGTTCCG GTTCTGTGCCAGCTGCGTTCGGAACAAGGAGCGTGAGGAGCAGGAGATTCCTTGTGCACTGGAACCCCTGAATGACGAACATGAGTCCAAAGTGCTGTATGGCCTGGCCTGCCTGAAGGGGGTGCAGTGCCGTGTGGGAGACAGTGTGTACATGTTGCCTGAGGCATTTTCCTTTGG GGTGAAGGCTGCCAGCCCTTTGAAGCGCTCGCATAGGAAGGATGATGTGGATGAGGAACTGTACCCAGAGTACTACAGGAAGTCTTCAGACTACATCAAAGGCTCCAACCTGGATGCCCCCGAGCCTTTCCGCATTGGCCGCATCAAGGAGATCTTCTGCCTTAAACGCAGCAATGGCAAGGCCAACCAGGCTGAGGTCAAGCTGCGGCTGTACAAGTTCTACAG GGCAGAGAACACCCACAAGGGGGTTAAGGCAGGTTACCACGCAGACATCAACCAGTTGTACTGGAGCGATGAAGAGGTCACTGTGGACCTGGCGGAGGTCCAGGGTCGCTGTCGGGTTGAGTATGGAGAAGATCTCATTGAGACCGTGCAGGAGTATTCGAACGGTGGTCCTGACCGTTTCTACTTCTTGGAG GCTTATAATGCCAAGACTAAGAGCTTCGAGGACCCGCCAAACCATGCACGTTCTGCTACCCACAAAGGGAAGGGAAAAGGCAAGGGCAAAG GAAAGGGGAAGGGCAAGTCCTCCCCCCAGGAGCAGCAGGAGCAAGAACTACACGAGCCTAAGGTTCCCAAGCTCCGTACCCTGGATGTGTTCTCCGGATGTGGCGGTCTGTCTGAGGGCTTCCACCAGGCTG GCATCTCTGAGACCCTGTGGGCCATCGAAATGTGGGAACCGGCTGCCCAGGCCTTCAGGCTGAACAACCCCGGCTCCACGGTCTTCACGGAGGACTGCAACGTACTGCTGAAGCTGGTCATGTCGGGCGAGAAGACCAACTCGTTGGGCCAGAAGCTGCCGCAGAAAGGCGACGTGGAGATGCTGTGTGGAGGCCCGCCATGCCAAGGCTTCAGCGGGATGAACCGCTTCAACTCGCGCACCTACTCCAAGTTCAAGAACTCTTTGGTGGTCTCCTATCTCAG TTACTGTGACTACTACAGACCCAAGTTCTTCCTGCTGGAGAACGTGAGGAACTTTGTCTCTTTCAAgcgctccatggtgctgaagcTGACACTGCGCTGCTTGGTGCGCATGGGCTACCAGTGCACCTTCGGGGTACTGCAG GCTGGGCAGTACGGTGTCGCTCAGACCAGGCGCCGAGCCATCATCCTGGCAGCCGCCCCGGGCGAGAAACTGCCTCGTTACCCTGAGCCACTGCATGTGTTCGCCCCCCGAGCCTGCTCTCTGAATGTGGTGGTGGACGAGAAGAGATATGTGACCAACGTCACGCG GGGTAATGGGGGAGTGTACCGAACCATCACAGTGCGGGACACGATGTCCGACTTGCCGGAGATCCGGAATGGGGCGTCGGCCCTGGAGATTTCCTACAACGGCGAGCCCCAGTCCTGGTTCCAGAGGCAGATCCGTGGCTCTCAGTACCAACCTATCCTGCGGGACCACATCTGcaag gacaTGAGTGCACTGGTGGCAGCCCGCATGCGCCACGTGCCCCTGGCGCCCGGCTCTGACTGGCGAGACTTGCCCAACATCGAGGTGCGCCTGCCGGATGGTACCACCACCAAGAAGCTGCGGTACACGCACTCTGACAAAAAGAACGGCCGCAGCAGCACCGGGGCACTGAGGGGCGTGTGCACGTGCGCCGAAG GAAAACCATGCGATCCAGCAGACCGACAGTTCAACACGCTAATCCCCTGGTGCCTGCCGCACACGGGCAACCGACACAACCACTGGGCTGGGCTCTACGGGCGTCTGGAGTGGGACGGCTTCTTCAGCACCACTGTCACCAACCCGGAGCCCATGGGCAAGCAG GGCCGTGTGCTGCACCCGGAGCAGCACCGTGTGGTGAGCGTGAGGGAGTGTGCTCGCTCTCAGGGTTTCCCTGATACCTACAGGTTCTTTGGCAACATCCTggacaaacacagacag GTGGGCAATGCTGTGCCACCTCCTCTGTCCAAAGCCATCGGGCTGGAGCTAAAGAAATGCGTCCTGGAGAAGATGAAGGAGAATTCTGGGGGCCTTGCAG ACCCTGTGAAGCAGGAGAAGCTAGAATTGTCTGACTAG
- the eif3g gene encoding eukaryotic translation initiation factor 3 subunit G isoform X1 — protein MPSVEYDDSKPSWADQVEEEGDEGTLPSPKETIKGNIKTVTEYKIDEDGKKFKIVRTFKIEKIKASKAVARRKNWKKFGNSEFDPPGPNVATTTVSDDVFMTFISSKEDLNTQDQDEDPMNKLKGQKIVSCRICKGDHWTTRCPYKDTLGPMQKELAEQLGLSTGDKEKASEPEPAQPVQSKTGKYVPPSLRDGGTRRGESMQPNRRADDNATIRVTNLSEDTRETDLQELFRPFGSISRIYLAKDKNTGQSKGFAFISFHRREDAARAIAGVSGFGYDHLILNVEWAKPSNN, from the exons ATGCCGTCTGTGGAGTACGACGA TTCCAAGCCTAGCTGGGCCGACCAGGTTGAGGAGGAGGGCGATGAAG GTACCCTTCCCTCACCGAAAGAAACGATTAAAGGAAATATCAAAACCGTCACAGAATATAAGATTGATGAAGATGGGAAGAAATTTAAA ATTGTCCGTACCTTTAAAATTGAGAAGATAAAGGCTTCAAAGGCTGTGGCCCGGCGAAAG AACTGGAAGAAGTTTGGCAACTCCGAGTTTGATCCACCAGGCCCCAACGTGGCCACCACCACAGTCAGCGATGATGTTTTTATGACCTTCATCTCCAGCAAGGAG GACCTTAATACCCAAGACCAAGATGAGGACCCTATGAACAAGCTAAAGGGGCAGAAAATCGTGTCTTGCCGTATCTGCAAAGGGGACCACTGGACCACGCGGTGTCCTTATAAGGACACACTGGGACCCATGCAGAAGGAGCTTGCTGAGCAGTTGGGTTTGTCCACTGGCGACAAGGAGAAGGCATCAG AACCAGAACCTGCGCAACCAGTGCAGAGCAAGACGGGGAAGTACGTCCCCCCCAGCCTGCGTGACGGAGGAACTCGAAGAGGGGAGTCCATGCAGCCCAACCGCAGGG CTGATGACAACGCCACGATCCGCGTGACCAACCTGTCGGAGGACACGAGGGAGACGGACCTGCAGGAGCTCTTCCGGCCCTTCGGCTCTATCTCCAGGATCTACTTGGCCAAGGACAAGAACACTGGCCAGTCCAAG GGTTTTGCATTCATCAGTTTCCATCGACGCGAGGATGCGGCCAGAGCCATCGCTGGTGTGTCTGGTTTCGGCTATGATCACCTGATCCTCAACGTAGAATGGGCCAA GCCATCAAACAACTGA
- the eif3g gene encoding eukaryotic translation initiation factor 3 subunit G isoform X2, with the protein MPTLFLYSSKPSWADQVEEEGDEGTLPSPKETIKGNIKTVTEYKIDEDGKKFKIVRTFKIEKIKASKAVARRKNWKKFGNSEFDPPGPNVATTTVSDDVFMTFISSKEDLNTQDQDEDPMNKLKGQKIVSCRICKGDHWTTRCPYKDTLGPMQKELAEQLGLSTGDKEKASEPEPAQPVQSKTGKYVPPSLRDGGTRRGESMQPNRRADDNATIRVTNLSEDTRETDLQELFRPFGSISRIYLAKDKNTGQSKGFAFISFHRREDAARAIAGVSGFGYDHLILNVEWAKPSNN; encoded by the exons ATGCCAACTCTCTTTCTTTACAGTTCCAAGCCTAGCTGGGCCGACCAGGTTGAGGAGGAGGGCGATGAAG GTACCCTTCCCTCACCGAAAGAAACGATTAAAGGAAATATCAAAACCGTCACAGAATATAAGATTGATGAAGATGGGAAGAAATTTAAA ATTGTCCGTACCTTTAAAATTGAGAAGATAAAGGCTTCAAAGGCTGTGGCCCGGCGAAAG AACTGGAAGAAGTTTGGCAACTCCGAGTTTGATCCACCAGGCCCCAACGTGGCCACCACCACAGTCAGCGATGATGTTTTTATGACCTTCATCTCCAGCAAGGAG GACCTTAATACCCAAGACCAAGATGAGGACCCTATGAACAAGCTAAAGGGGCAGAAAATCGTGTCTTGCCGTATCTGCAAAGGGGACCACTGGACCACGCGGTGTCCTTATAAGGACACACTGGGACCCATGCAGAAGGAGCTTGCTGAGCAGTTGGGTTTGTCCACTGGCGACAAGGAGAAGGCATCAG AACCAGAACCTGCGCAACCAGTGCAGAGCAAGACGGGGAAGTACGTCCCCCCCAGCCTGCGTGACGGAGGAACTCGAAGAGGGGAGTCCATGCAGCCCAACCGCAGGG CTGATGACAACGCCACGATCCGCGTGACCAACCTGTCGGAGGACACGAGGGAGACGGACCTGCAGGAGCTCTTCCGGCCCTTCGGCTCTATCTCCAGGATCTACTTGGCCAAGGACAAGAACACTGGCCAGTCCAAG GGTTTTGCATTCATCAGTTTCCATCGACGCGAGGATGCGGCCAGAGCCATCGCTGGTGTGTCTGGTTTCGGCTATGATCACCTGATCCTCAACGTAGAATGGGCCAA GCCATCAAACAACTGA
- the dnmt1 gene encoding DNA (cytosine-5)-methyltransferase 1 isoform X1: MPTKTSLSLPEDVRKRLQVLDKDGDSLSDEQKLREKLSLVQDFLCAETQDQLCSLEAKMKNEELSLDGYLSKVKALLGQELSLENGSHSDKDKANGRANGLVENGSHVDDNSEETPMDAEEGGVSLKSPSATKARGSRRSKTDGEPKKSPASSRVTRNSSKQSTIISMFSKLSNKRKSEEVNGDGGNGEVSEKSGEADIEEEAQDEKRPKVGSDEKMTADDAPAVKAKPVAAMKTPPPKCPDCRQYLDDSDLKFFQGDPDDALDEPEMLTDERLSLFDSNEDGFESYEDLPQHKITNFSVYDKRGHLCPFDSGLIEKNVELYFSCAVKPIYDDNPCMDGGVPAKKLGPINAWWITGFDGGERALIGFTTAFADYILMEPSEEYGPIFALMQEKIYMSKIVVEFLQKNPEVTYEDLLNKIETTVPPAGLNFNRFTEDTLLRHAQFVVEQVESYDEAGDSDEQPIIVTPCMRDLIKLAGVTLGKRRAARRQAIRHPTKIEKDNKGPTKATTTKLVYQIFDTFFSDQIDQNDKEGGVKRQRCGVCEVCQAPDCGKCTACKDMIKFGGSGRSKQACQKRRCPNLAVKEAEDDENLEEEDVLPPLKATAKMSQYKKKKQSQSKLSWVDEPIWKEGKKEYYMKVCVDNEVLEVGDYVSVSPDDPSKPLYLARITALWEDNNGKMFHAHWFYRGTETVLGESSDPLELFLVDECEDMQLNYVKDKVNVFYKAPSNNWFMEGGMDDDMKVIEDDGKSFFYQLWYDGEFARFETPPKVTSSEDCKFRFCASCVRNKEREEQEIPCALEPLNDEHESKVLYGLACLKGVQCRVGDSVYMLPEAFSFGVKAASPLKRSHRKDDVDEELYPEYYRKSSDYIKGSNLDAPEPFRIGRIKEIFCLKRSNGKANQAEVKLRLYKFYRAENTHKGVKAGYHADINQLYWSDEEVTVDLAEVQGRCRVEYGEDLIETVQEYSNGGPDRFYFLEAYNAKTKSFEDPPNHARSATHKGKGKGKGKGKGKGKSSPQEQQEQELHEPKVPKLRTLDVFSGCGGLSEGFHQAGISETLWAIEMWEPAAQAFRLNNPGSTVFTEDCNVLLKLVMSGEKTNSLGQKLPQKGDVEMLCGGPPCQGFSGMNRFNSRTYSKFKNSLVVSYLSYCDYYRPKFFLLENVRNFVSFKRSMVLKLTLRCLVRMGYQCTFGVLQAGQYGVAQTRRRAIILAAAPGEKLPRYPEPLHVFAPRACSLNVVVDEKRYVTNVTRGNGGVYRTITVRDTMSDLPEIRNGASALEISYNGEPQSWFQRQIRGSQYQPILRDHICKDMSALVAARMRHVPLAPGSDWRDLPNIEVRLPDGTTTKKLRYTHSDKKNGRSSTGALRGVCTCAEGKPCDPADRQFNTLIPWCLPHTGNRHNHWAGLYGRLEWDGFFSTTVTNPEPMGKQGRVLHPEQHRVVSVRECARSQGFPDTYRFFGNILDKHRQVGNAVPPPLSKAIGLELKKCVLEKMKENSGGLADPVKQEKLELSD; the protein is encoded by the exons TGGAGAATGGTTCGCATGTGGATGACAACTCGGAGGAGACTCCCATGGATGCAGAGGAGGGGGGCGTGTCTCTTAAGTCCCCCAGTGCCACGAAAGCCCGTGGCAGTCGCCGGAGCAAGACTGACGGGGAGCCCAAGA aatctcctgCCAGTTCCAGAGTGACAAGAAATTCCAGCAAACAATCCACCATTATATCCATGTTTTCGAAACT ctcCAACAAGCGGAAGTCTGAAGAAGTGAATGGAGACGGAGGAAATGGAGAAGTATCTGAGAAGAGCGGAGAGGCTGACATAGAGGAGGAG GCACAGGATGAGAAGAGGCCGAAGGTTGGATCAGATGAAAA GATGACTGCAGATGATGCCCCAGCTGTGAAGGCAAAGCCTGTAGCTGCAATGAAG ACTCCGCCCCCTAAATGTCCTGACTGCAGGCAATACCTAGATGACTCCGACCTCAAGTTTTTTCAAGGCGACCCTGATGATGCG CTGGATGAGCCAGAGATGCTGACAGATGAACGGTTGTCGCTGTTTGATTCCAATGAGGATGGCTTTGAGAGCTACGAAGATCTACCCCAGCACAAGATCACCAATTTCAG TGTTTATGACAAGCGTGGGCATCTGTGTCCCTTTGACTCCGGACTGATCGAGAAAAATGTGGAGCTGTACTTCAGCTGTGCTGTGAAGCCCATCTACGATGACAATCCATGCATGGATG GTGGGGTTCCTGCCAAGAAGCTGGGCCCTATCAATGCCTGGTGGATCACAGGCTTTGATGGAGGCGAGAGAGCGCTCATTGGCTTCACTACAG cttttgcgGACTATATTCTAATGGAGCCCAGTGAGGAGTACGGGCCCATCTTTGCCCTCATGCAGGAGAAGATCTACATGAGCAAGATTGTGGTAGAATTCCTGCAGAAGAACCCAGAAGTCACCTATGAGGATCTGCTCAACAAGATTGAG AccacagtgccccctgctgggctaAACTTCAACCGCTTCACAGAGGACACACTCCTGCGGCACGCCCAGTTCGTTGTGGAGCAGGTGGAGAGCTATGACGAAGCTGGTGACTCTGATGAGCAGCCCATCATCGTCACTCCTTGCATGAGGGACCTGATCAAGCTGGCTGGGGTGACACTGGGCAAAAG gagggCAGCCAGAAGGCAAGCAATCCGTCATCCCACCAAGATCGAGAAGGACAACAAGGGTCCCACAAAGGCCACCACCACCAAGCTGGTCTACCAGATCTTTGACACATTCTTCTCCGACCAGATTGATCAGAATGACAAGGAGGGTGGGGTCAAGAGGCAGCGCTGTGGGGTTTGTGAG GTGTGCCAGGCCCCTGACTGTGGGAAGTGCACAGCCTGTAAGGACATGATCAAGTTTGGCGGGAGTGGTCGCAGTAAGCAAGCCTGCCAGAAGAGGAG GTGTCCGAACTTGGCTGTGAAGGAAGCCGAGGATGATGAGAACTTGGAGGAGGAGGATGTCCTCCCCCCATTGAAGGCTACAGCCAAGATGTCCCAgtacaagaagaagaagcagaGTCAAAGCAAGCTGTCTTGGGTGGATGAGCCCATTTGG AAGGAGGGCAAGAAGGAGTACTACATGAAGGTGTGTGTGGATAATGAGGTTCTAGAAGTGGGCGACTATGTGTCCGTCAGTCCAGATGACCCGTCCAAACCTCTGTACCTGGCCAG GATCACAGCACTGTGGGAGGACAACAATGGCAAGATGTTCCATGCTCACTGGTTCTACCGTGGCACAGAGACCGTCCTGGGGGAATCGTCTGATCCACTGGAGCTCTTTCTGGTGGACGAGTGTGAGGACATGCAGCTCAACTATGTTAAGGACAAAGTCAACGTCTTCTATAAGGCCCCTTCCAACAACTGGTTCATGGAG GGTGGAATGGATGATGACATGAAGGTCATTGAGGATGATGGGAAGAGTTTCTTCTACCAGTTGTGGTATGATGGCGAGTTTGCCCGTTTTGAGACTCCACCCAAGGTCACATCTTCTGAAGACTGCAAGTTCCG GTTCTGTGCCAGCTGCGTTCGGAACAAGGAGCGTGAGGAGCAGGAGATTCCTTGTGCACTGGAACCCCTGAATGACGAACATGAGTCCAAAGTGCTGTATGGCCTGGCCTGCCTGAAGGGGGTGCAGTGCCGTGTGGGAGACAGTGTGTACATGTTGCCTGAGGCATTTTCCTTTGG GGTGAAGGCTGCCAGCCCTTTGAAGCGCTCGCATAGGAAGGATGATGTGGATGAGGAACTGTACCCAGAGTACTACAGGAAGTCTTCAGACTACATCAAAGGCTCCAACCTGGATGCCCCCGAGCCTTTCCGCATTGGCCGCATCAAGGAGATCTTCTGCCTTAAACGCAGCAATGGCAAGGCCAACCAGGCTGAGGTCAAGCTGCGGCTGTACAAGTTCTACAG GGCAGAGAACACCCACAAGGGGGTTAAGGCAGGTTACCACGCAGACATCAACCAGTTGTACTGGAGCGATGAAGAGGTCACTGTGGACCTGGCGGAGGTCCAGGGTCGCTGTCGGGTTGAGTATGGAGAAGATCTCATTGAGACCGTGCAGGAGTATTCGAACGGTGGTCCTGACCGTTTCTACTTCTTGGAG GCTTATAATGCCAAGACTAAGAGCTTCGAGGACCCGCCAAACCATGCACGTTCTGCTACCCACAAAGGGAAGGGAAAAGGCAAGGGCAAAG GAAAGGGGAAGGGCAAGTCCTCCCCCCAGGAGCAGCAGGAGCAAGAACTACACGAGCCTAAGGTTCCCAAGCTCCGTACCCTGGATGTGTTCTCCGGATGTGGCGGTCTGTCTGAGGGCTTCCACCAGGCTG GCATCTCTGAGACCCTGTGGGCCATCGAAATGTGGGAACCGGCTGCCCAGGCCTTCAGGCTGAACAACCCCGGCTCCACGGTCTTCACGGAGGACTGCAACGTACTGCTGAAGCTGGTCATGTCGGGCGAGAAGACCAACTCGTTGGGCCAGAAGCTGCCGCAGAAAGGCGACGTGGAGATGCTGTGTGGAGGCCCGCCATGCCAAGGCTTCAGCGGGATGAACCGCTTCAACTCGCGCACCTACTCCAAGTTCAAGAACTCTTTGGTGGTCTCCTATCTCAG TTACTGTGACTACTACAGACCCAAGTTCTTCCTGCTGGAGAACGTGAGGAACTTTGTCTCTTTCAAgcgctccatggtgctgaagcTGACACTGCGCTGCTTGGTGCGCATGGGCTACCAGTGCACCTTCGGGGTACTGCAG GCTGGGCAGTACGGTGTCGCTCAGACCAGGCGCCGAGCCATCATCCTGGCAGCCGCCCCGGGCGAGAAACTGCCTCGTTACCCTGAGCCACTGCATGTGTTCGCCCCCCGAGCCTGCTCTCTGAATGTGGTGGTGGACGAGAAGAGATATGTGACCAACGTCACGCG GGGTAATGGGGGAGTGTACCGAACCATCACAGTGCGGGACACGATGTCCGACTTGCCGGAGATCCGGAATGGGGCGTCGGCCCTGGAGATTTCCTACAACGGCGAGCCCCAGTCCTGGTTCCAGAGGCAGATCCGTGGCTCTCAGTACCAACCTATCCTGCGGGACCACATCTGcaag gacaTGAGTGCACTGGTGGCAGCCCGCATGCGCCACGTGCCCCTGGCGCCCGGCTCTGACTGGCGAGACTTGCCCAACATCGAGGTGCGCCTGCCGGATGGTACCACCACCAAGAAGCTGCGGTACACGCACTCTGACAAAAAGAACGGCCGCAGCAGCACCGGGGCACTGAGGGGCGTGTGCACGTGCGCCGAAG GAAAACCATGCGATCCAGCAGACCGACAGTTCAACACGCTAATCCCCTGGTGCCTGCCGCACACGGGCAACCGACACAACCACTGGGCTGGGCTCTACGGGCGTCTGGAGTGGGACGGCTTCTTCAGCACCACTGTCACCAACCCGGAGCCCATGGGCAAGCAG GGCCGTGTGCTGCACCCGGAGCAGCACCGTGTGGTGAGCGTGAGGGAGTGTGCTCGCTCTCAGGGTTTCCCTGATACCTACAGGTTCTTTGGCAACATCCTggacaaacacagacag GTGGGCAATGCTGTGCCACCTCCTCTGTCCAAAGCCATCGGGCTGGAGCTAAAGAAATGCGTCCTGGAGAAGATGAAGGAGAATTCTGGGGGCCTTGCAG ACCCTGTGAAGCAGGAGAAGCTAGAATTGTCTGACTAG